The Oncorhynchus mykiss isolate Arlee chromosome 10, USDA_OmykA_1.1, whole genome shotgun sequence nucleotide sequence AAAGCGTCAGTCTAGGGTTTCTCTGCAGTACCGTACCACCACTCGCTTCGAACAGTTGACAATGGACCACCTGGGGGCAGGAAATGTGAAACACTGTAATGTCTTCCAAGAGGGCTCTGCAACCCATGTGGTGACTGCCCTGCACTACGGAGCCCAGGCCTTCTTCGTTTTTGACCAAGAGGTTTCCTCAGGAGAAAACCACCAGGACATCCAGGGAAACCTGCTGTGCACAATAAAAAAGATCCCTCTCACTACAATAGAAGGGCAGGGAAATTTGAAGATGAGTgaggaagagcagagagagaccaaTAAATTCAACTGCACCTTCCATGGTGATTTTGCACTAGAAAACAACCCTGTCACATTTGAAGATGCCATCAAGGTGTATGCTGGCCTGCCACGTCTGCTAGGGGAGAAGGGAGAACATGCTGTGCCCATGACTGTCTGGCTCTATCCTCTCAAGAACCTGGACTCTGCAGCTGCCCAGCTAGTCAGGCAGATCAGTGTTAGCCAGGTACGTCGCACACAGCGAATCTTGGACGGACTGGACAATACTGATGTACAATGCCAGGACATAATGAAGGAAGACATGGCTATCAAGTTCCCTGAACTCAAAGCCAAGCTCAACACATTCAGGGACTTGTGCTCAGAGTACAAGCAGGTGTTCCAGAAAGGTCTCTGCAAGGTTCTTCCCAAcataagaggaggaggaatggaggaggaagagCTGATCAAAATGCTCAACATCAAAGAACGATCTCCATTCCAGAATGACCTCATGATCACGTACctggacgacagagagagagagatgaatgttgTCAGCTCTTACCTTGACATAATGAAAGAGGTACAAGTTGTGTACTCAAGCAGTGAATTGGATGGAATAGTGCTTGATCAAGCTAATGATTATGTAGTGTGTTTTGCATTATCCTTTTTGAAGGAGAAAGAAGAGTATCTGGTAGTCTTGGAGAACTACTTGCTGGAAGAATCTAAGAGTGATTTTTCACTGACACCTTACAACCCCAACGCAGCCGGGAAGACTGCAGCAGAAAAGTGGTTTCGCTCGGGTGAGGTAACGACCCTGACCAGGCAAACCATAAATCTGTTCCTAGACTTCATAGAGTCTAACAAAGACAGAGAAAATCTTGCATTCTGCATTGCATCAATTCCAAACAAACTCCTCACCGCATCCTCCATCCATGTCTATGAAAGAGGGACACTTTTGAATCCACAGTTTGAGCTGCCGTCAAAGCCAAGTGTTCCCACCATCAAGAGTCTGGGGCATGACTGTGTCCACTTGCAAGTCAACCCTCCCAACCTTGGTGTTACCTCTGTGGAGTCGTACCAGGTTTTGTACCAGGCTGAGCTGGCTGACTCTGAGTGGATCGAGGTCAAATTGGGTGCTACAACTAACCAGGTCACCATGAGTCGTTTGGACCCTTACAAAAAGTACCGCTTTAGCTGCAAGGCCGTGTGTATACCTGGTGTGAGCCTCTGCAGTGACTGGACAGAATACGTCAGGACCCGCCCATGTAGCCCTCCTGGACCCCCCACAGAGAAGAGGATAGAATCGGGAAGTATCCGAGTGAATTGGGACATTCCTACCATGGTGGGAGATGATGTTGACGTCATTGGTTATGTGGTTGAATACAGAAAGAGTGTAAAGACTATAAACAATCAGATGTGGCACACCATCAAAACCACCACTAGAGAGGGTATACTGGAAGGACTAGAGGCTGACACTGCATACAGCATCAGAGTCTCTGCTAACTGTGGCAAAGCAGGGAACAGTCTACCCAGTCCTGAGACTGTCCTGACTACCCTTAGGGTCTCTGATCCCCAACCGAAGACGAGCAAATCAACCGGAGCAAAAAGTGAGGAATTCCTCAAAAAATCCAAGAAGGTGGAAAAGGGCAACCCCTCAATCCACTTGCTGAATCTGGAACAGAAGTATGGTGTAAGTGACAGTTTTAACCAGTACACATTTGGGAGGAAAGTTGAGCAACGGAATAACACGGTGATATTGCTTCTGGGGGCCACAGGTGCAGGAAAAACAACTCTGGTCAATGTCATGATAAACTACATTCTTGGGGTAAAGTGGGAAGATTGTTACCGCTTTAAGCTCATCAATGAGGTGACCAATAGGTCACAGGCTGAGAGCCAGACTGTGGTTGTGACATCATACGAGCTCTACAACCAGCCAGGCTTTCAGATTCCTTATTCTCTGACCATCATTGACACACCAGGGTTCGGAGACACCAGAGGAATGGCTCATGATAAATTGGTCACCCAAAAGGTGAAGGATTTCTTGTGTAACCCTTTAGGGATTAATCACATTGATGCAGTCTGCTTTGTAGTGCAGGCACCACTTGTTCGTCTCAGTCCTTCCCAGAGATACATCTTTGATTCCATCCTGTCCATCTTTGGAAAGGATGTTGCTGAAAACATCCTGATGCTTGTGACATTTGTTGATGGGAAGCACATACCGGTGCTAGAGGCCATCAAAGCTGCAAATCTTCCCTGTAAGAAAGACAAGAAGGGGCTACCAACCCATTTCAAATTCAACAGTTCATTTCTGTTCTTAAAGGAGATGGCGAGCAGCTCTGAAGATGATGATTTTGATGATGATCATAAGGCCCAGTGTCCAGAGCAATGGAGGTCAACTTTCAAGGAGATAAAGAAATTTTTCCAAGCACTGGAAAGCATTGAGAGTAAAGATCTGACCCTGACAAAGAAAGTTCTGGAAGAACGTGAGCTTCTGGAGAAGACCATGACATGCCTGACCCCTCAGATCACAGCAGGTCTGTCAAAGCTAAGCGAGATCAAAAGCTTCAAACAGTGTCTGGAGAACGAGGACGAGAACATGAAACAGAACAAACATTTTGAGACCGAGGTAAATGTGTTGCAGGTCAAGAGAAGCAAATTAGCCCAGGACTTTGCGACAAACTGCAAGATATGCAATTTCACATGTCACACCTGCTGCTTCCTCCCAAATGAGGATGACATCAAAAGTTGTGCCGTGATGGATGATGATGGCAACTGCACCATATGTCCAGAAAAATGCTCTTCTAATGACCACGACAGGGAACAAGTCTTGTTGACTTACGAAACAAAGACTGAGAAAAAGACTATTCAAGAACTGAAGGACAACTTCATGAAGGCGTGGGGCAAATCTATGGAAACCAAGGAGATGCTGGATAAGCTTGAGGATGAATTTCACATGATCCATGACGCGCTGATGAATTTGATCACGCAGTCTTCTGACTGTCTCAAGAGACTTAATGATGTTGCCCTGAAACCAAGCTCTCTCTCCACTATGGAGTACATTGAGATGCTCATTCGCACAGAGGAGGACGAACACAAGCCAGGCTTCGAGGATCGGATCGTTGGGTTGAAGAAAATAAAGGAAGAGTCTGAGATTCTGGACAAGATTGCAAAAGGAGAAGATTTACTCCCAAATGAGAGATCATTCTTAAAGGATAAAGAGGATAGAGGGCAGGAGGTTCCAACATAAGCCGGGGATGTGATAACATTATCTGGAAACAAAATTTTGTCTCCATTTTGAACATTAAGCTTCCCAACGTAGTCGGAACGTTTGCGTTTATTGGCTACATCCAACTGAGATGTGGGGTTCATTGGATTTGTATTAAAACTCTTAGCCTCGTGTAAAGCCTTATGTTAATTTGTCCACCCCAAGGTAACTGAACAAAAATTAGGTCCTAGATTAAATCAGAACTCTATAGAAAATCATTGTCTTTGTTCAGGCAATGTGAGAGATGTAACTGCATCAAATCCCTTAGTGGCTGTTCTTGTGGTCATTGTCACAAAGCCACACCCATCCTACCGGTGCTAGAAGTTCAGAACTAGCAAGTGTAgactatatagaaataatgacacATTGAACATCATTAAATGCTATATAGACACTCAAACAAGAAGAAAATAACTTAAAATAAGGAGTAAGAATTGATAtgatcctaatggaggtgtactGTGTATTACAACACACATTCCTATGTTCAACCTTGTCAACCGGTTTCATGAGATTTCTACTAATGAGATCAGTATAACGACGGGAAACGCTTGCTGATTTGACAGCTACAACAGCAGTAACACCTCTGACATTGCCTAAGGGTCATTCTATAAGCTAGAGTACCAGTGAGGATTTCCTGCGGTGGACAACTGACAGCTACAACACCTCTGACATCGCCTAAGGGTCATTCTATAAGCTAGAGTACCAGTGAGGATTTCCTGCGGTGGACAATTTACAGATACAGCTGTTGATAATTAATTGATATAAGGAACATTCAATAAAATTCACAAGTTAATTTAACCAACTCTGTTTAACCCTTTCTCATTGTTGGTGTCTTGACAAATTTGTCCAAAATCATGTGACATAAAACACTACATTCATGGCCGTGTTTGTTGTTCTATCATATATTAAGCATTTGTCAatgctagtggttagagcgttggactagtaaccgggaggttgcaaaaatacaaaaataatcagTTAAATGAGACATTGAACTTGATCCCGGTAAGAATCCTGGATGTTGCTCCGACAGTTCTTTGTATGGAGAGTTTGGAAATGCTCTGTAACTAGGCTTACTTAACATTTAGTGTTTCCTTATGTTACGGTGTGAATATAGTTTtcaaattgcagagcgccaaattcaaaatacagaaacactcataataaacattcataaaatatataagtgttatacatcggtttaaagatgaacttcttgttaatccagccgctgtgtcagatttcaaaaaggctttacggcgaaagcataccatgccattatctgaggacagcgcccagcgtacaaaagcatacaaacattttacaaccaagtaaagaaattacaaaagtcagaaatagcgataaaattaatcacttacctttgatgatcttcatatgtttgcagtcacaagagtccatgttacacaataaatgctATTTTTGTTCGATtaagtccctctttatgtcccaaaaactcagttttgttggcgcgttttgttcagtaatccactggctctaAGGCGGTCACGACATGCAGACGAAAACATGCTAATGGTACCTGTAAAGTTcgtcgaaacatgtcaaacgatgttcataattaatcctcaggttgtctattgtctaaaTAATTGATCATATTTCATCCGGACAATAGCGTCTTCAATAGAAAAGGAAAACAACGAACGGCACGCAATCGGTCACGCGCTCAAAACAGATCTGGTTCATTTAGAGTCCACTAAAAAAATGTTCTCATTCTTCCTcgtttttcagaatacaagcctgaaacaatgtctaaagactgttgacatctagtggaagccataggaactgcaatttgggtCCTATCCAAATACATACTGTATAGGCGTTCAATAGAAAAGTACCCACATCAAaaatatcccacttcctggatggattttcctcaggttttcgcctgccatatcagttctgttatacccacagacattattttaacagttttggaaactttggagtgttttctatccaatactggGCCTgaataacaggcagtttactttgggcacgtttgTCATCCAAACTtctaaatactgccccctacccaagagaggttattAACATTTAGGGTTTCCTTATGTTATGGTGTGAGTATAATTTTCATGGGCACACATTTTCACACATCAAATGTATTTTCTGAATGACAATCAAGTGACAAACAGCCGTTGTGATACAGCACTCGATGCAACAGCCAAAGTGTGGGGAAAATATTGTTTGCGAGCAATGTCCACAATGTTTTGTTGTCTCCTTCGTTAATCCGATGAAGACCATTGTGCCGTGGTCCATATTAGATCAATCAtctgtctgcttgatttacagcagggtcaCGTTAGAATGAAAAGAGAACGAGTCAAGGTAATGAGTTAAAGTTGTATTGGACACAGAGTCGATTGTGCGCAATTGTGTAGCAATTGGTTTTGGattagggtagcctagtggttagagcgttggactagtaactgaaaggttgcgagttcgaatcccagagctgacaaggtacaaatctgtcgttctgcccctgaacaaggtagttaacccactgttcctaggccgtcattgaaaataagaacttgttcaggccaaagaattcaatattggtttcctacagaccagagaatcttgtttctcatggtctgagagtctttaggtgccttttggcaatctccaagtgggagattgtatttgtattttactgaggagtggcttccgtctgcccctttaaccataaaggcctgattggtggagtgctgcagagatgggagaatcttccagacggacaaccatctctacagaggaactccagtgcgctgtcagagtgaccatctggttcttggtaacctctctgaccaatgcccttctcccctgattgctcagttttgctggGCGGcaagctctaagaagagtcttggtggttccaaacgtcttccatttaagaatggaggccattgtgttctagtggaccttcaatgatgcaacCATTTTTTGGTTACCCtcccccagatatgtgcctcgacacaatcctgtctctgagctttacggacaattccgtcaacctcatggcttggtgtttgctctgacacgcactgtcaactgtaggaccttatatagacaggtgtgtgcgcctttccaaatcatgtccaatcaattgaattttccacaggtggactccaatcaagttgtagaaacatctcaagaattatcaatatcgagtctcatggcaaagggtctgaatacttaaaacctcttaaggatcgggcccttcttttcaatttttgcctaaaatgacatacccaaatctaactgcctgtagctcaggacctgaagcaaggatatgcatattcttggtataatttgaaaggaaacactttgaagtttgtggaaatgtgatattaatgtaggagaataacacattagatctggtaaaaggtAATGAAACAAACATGCGTTTGTCTTATTTTGTATCTTTggaatgcaagagaaaggccattatCTGATTTAGGACtataggcgcaatttagattttggccactagatggcagcagtgtatgagCAACGTTTtaaactgatccaatgaaccattgtatttatgttcaaaatgtatcaggtttgcccaaatgtgccttTGCAAAACCACTCAAGGtggtcaatatatatatttaagtacataactgtgcactctcaaacaatagcatggtatgtggtcactgtaatagctactgtaaattggacagtgcagttagattaagagTTTAAGCTTTCTgtccatataagacatgtctatgtcccgggAAATTATCTTGTTCATTACGTCTTGCTAATCACATTAgtgcacgttagctcaaccgtcccatgggTGGGACACCGATCCTGAAGAGGTAATCCAATTTCAGCAGTGccgatgtaacggatgtgaaacgctagcttagttagcggtggtgtacGAAACAAactgtttcaatcggtgacataatttgctctgagaccttgaagtagtggttccctttgctctgcaagggctgtggctaCTGTGGAGCATCCTATGGAGGGAAGCATCATAACCATAGGCTTAGTTGTGTTCGTGCATGGATACCATACCTGAATATTGAGCCAATCCCAGAGCTGTCAGCTCGTCCCCTTGTCTGCTGGGCTTGAtgtttttcctcaaagaagtCTTGAGCCTCCTTGACAGTGGAAAAGATTTTGGTATACTGGTAGGTCAAGATGAACTTTGGCAGGTTTAGCTGATGAACTTTGGCAGGTTTAGCTGGAATCTCACATCATTGGTCACCCTGTTTCTACAGCTCAGCACTCGGCTCTGTTTAATGCTAATCCTCTTccatgcggcagggtagcctagtggttagtgttggactagtaactgaaaggttgcaagttcaaatccccgagctgacaaggtacaaatctctcgttctgcccccgaacagggcagttaacccacttcctaggccgtcattgaaaataagaattt carries:
- the LOC118966694 gene encoding uncharacterized protein LOC118966694 encodes the protein MSDLETIELAALGRPFQLGMLYDCRRDVLIPGITLWDSEMLQKHINVCPQPNTDFKIIASDSSEAKSEALNVSASLEASFLSGLVSVKGSAEFLHDKKTSKRQSRVSLQYRTTTRFEQLTMDHLGAGNVKHCNVFQEGSATHVVTALHYGAQAFFVFDQEVSSGENHQDIQGNLLCTIKKIPLTTIEGQGNLKMSEEEQRETNKFNCTFHGDFALENNPVTFEDAIKVYAGLPRLLGEKGEHAVPMTVWLYPLKNLDSAAAQLVRQISVSQVRRTQRILDGLDNTDVQCQDIMKEDMAIKFPELKAKLNTFRDLCSEYKQVFQKGLCKVLPNIRGGGMEEEELIKMLNIKERSPFQNDLMITYLDDREREMNVVSSYLDIMKEVQVVYSSSELDGIVLDQANDYVVCFALSFLKEKEEYLVVLENYLLEESKSDFSLTPYNPNAAGKTAAEKWFRSGEVTTLTRQTINLFLDFIESNKDRENLAFCIASIPNKLLTASSIHVYERGTLLNPQFELPSKPSVPTIKSLGHDCVHLQVNPPNLGVTSVESYQVLYQAELADSEWIEVKLGATTNQVTMSRLDPYKKYRFSCKAVCIPGVSLCSDWTEYVRTRPCSPPGPPTEKRIESGSIRVNWDIPTMVGDDVDVIGYVVEYRKSVKTINNQMWHTIKTTTREGILEGLEADTAYSIRVSANCGKAGNSLPSPETVLTTLRVSDPQPKTSKSTGAKSEEFLKKSKKVEKGNPSIHLLNLEQKYGVSDSFNQYTFGRKVEQRNNTVILLLGATGAGKTTLVNVMINYILGVKWEDCYRFKLINEVTNRSQAESQTVVVTSYELYNQPGFQIPYSLTIIDTPGFGDTRGMAHDKLVTQKVKDFLCNPLGINHIDAVCFVVQAPLVRLSPSQRYIFDSILSIFGKDVAENILMLVTFVDGKHIPVLEAIKAANLPCKKDKKGLPTHFKFNSSFLFLKEMASSSEDDDFDDDHKAQCPEQWRSTFKEIKKFFQALESIESKDLTLTKKVLEERELLEKTMTCLTPQITAGLSKLSEIKSFKQCLENEDENMKQNKHFETEVNVLQVKRSKLAQDFATNCKICNFTCHTCCFLPNEDDIKSCAVMDDDGNCTICPEKCSSNDHDREQVLLTYETKTEKKTIQELKDNFMKAWGKSMETKEMLDKLEDEFHMIHDALMNLITQSSDCLKRLNDVALKPSSLSTMEYIEMLIRTEEDEHKPGFEDRIVGLKKIKEESEILDKIAKGEDLLPNERSFLKDKEDRGQEVPT